The following coding sequences are from one Lolium rigidum isolate FL_2022 chromosome 6, APGP_CSIRO_Lrig_0.1, whole genome shotgun sequence window:
- the LOC124666513 gene encoding caffeoylshikimate esterase-like: MMFVFLLSTPKTIIRLNQLVLIPVQTEKEYIYSAPLGYFYRERLLAWSLGLFGVSIRGIPKTFSMAHYKDGTKYEEGFTVNSRGNRLFTCKWTPKKLQPKAMIFICHGYGGECSISMADTAARLVHAGYAVYGIDQEGHGKSPGPKGYISSFSYIVKDCADYFKSVCEKPENKMKKRFLYGFSMGGTVVIQLHRKDPTYWDGAVLLAPMCKLGDDMRPHPAVVGALKMISFVVPSWRVIPAPDKLDKVCKDPQFKKEIRSNPYMYKGNLALQTGHELLAVSLDIEKNLEEVTLPFLVLHGEDDVVADPEGSRLLHERAASRDKTLKLYAGMWHVLMAEPPADVERVFADVTSWLEERTGTATASAGK; encoded by the exons ATGATGTTTGTGTTTCTTCTCTCAACACCGAAGACAATTATTCGTCTCAATCAGTTGGTTCTGATTCCTGTTCAGACAGAAAAGGAGTATATATATTCAGCACCCCTGGGTTATTTTTATCGTGAGAGGTTGCTTGCTTGGAGTCTTGGATTGTTTGGCGTATCCATACGCGGCATTCCGAAGACCTTTTCCATG GCTCATTACAAAGATGGTACCAAGTATGAAGAG GGCTTCACCGTGAATTCACGAGGCAACAGGCTCTTCACCTGCAAATGGACGCCCAAGAAATTACAGCCCAAAGCAATGATCTTTATCTGCCATG GCTATGGAGGAGAGTGCAGCATATCGATGGCAG ACACCGCTGCGCGATTGGTGCACGCCGGCTACGCTGTCTACGGGATAGACCAAGAGGGCCATGGCAAATCTCCCGGCCCAAAAGGGTACATATCGAGCTTCAGCTACATCGTCAAGGATTGTGCCGACTATTTCAAGAGCGTCTGTG AGAAGCCGGAGAATAAGATGAAGAAGAGGTTCCTCTACGGCTTCTCCATGGGAGGAACGGTGGTGATTCAGCTGCACAGGAAGGATCCTACCTACTGGGACGGTGCCGTCTTGCTTGCTCCCATGTGCAAG CTTGGCGATGACATGCGGCCGCATCCGGCGGTGGTGGGCGCTTTGAAGATGATCTCCTTCGTTGTGCCTAGCTGGAGAGTCATCCCTGCCCCAGACAAGCTCGACAAAGTCTGCAAAGATCCCCAGTTTAAGAAAGAG ATCCGTTCCAACCCGTACATGTACAAGGGGAACCTGGCGCTGCAGACAGGCCACGAGCTCCTGGCGGTCAGCCTGGACATCGAGAAGAACCTGGAGGAAGTGACGCTGCCGTTCCTGGTGCTGCACGGCGAGGACGACGTGGTGGCCGACCCCGAGGGAAGCAGACTGCTCCACGAGCGGGCGGCGAGCAGGGACAAGACCCTGAAGCTGTACGCCGGGATGTGGCACGTGCTCATGGCCGAGCCGCCGGCTGACGTCGAGCGGGTCTTCGCCGACGTGACGTCGTGGCTCGAGGAGAGGACTGGCACGGCCACGGCGAGCGCCGGCAAGTGA